Part of the Sphingopyxis sp. 113P3 genome, GTGGCGGTTCCGCACAGGCAGCCCCTGGGCGGATATTCCGGAACGCTATGGTCCACACACCACCTGCTACAATCGCTTCGTGCGCTGGCGCAAAGCCGGTGTGTGGGATCGGCTGCTGACGGCAGTTTCCCATGCCTTCGACGGCGAGTTGGTGATGATCGACAGTTCCTCCATCCGGGTCCACCAGCACGGTGCGACCTTAAAAAGGGGGACCCAAATCGCTGCATGGGACGTTCCCGCGGCGGTTTGACGACCAAGATCCACGCACTGGTTGATGGACGAGGCCTGCCGATCCAGCTGCACTTGTCCGAAGGACAGGCGAGCGATTGCAAACAAGCTGATCCGCTGCTCGGCGCCGTGCCGGAAGGCAGCACCTTCCTCGCCGACAAGGCCTATGACAGCGACGCCATCCGCGCGCGGATCACAGCACAAGGCGGCTTCGCCAACATTCCCGCCAAGCGCAATCGCAGGCAGGGCTTTGTGTTCAGCACCTTCCTCTACCGATATCGCAACCTGATCGAACGCTTCTTCGGAAAACTCAAACACGCCAGAGGCTTGGCCACCCGATACGACAAGCGAGCCGACAACTTCCTCGCCGCCATCAAGCTCTTCTCAGCACGCCTCTGGATCAACGCTTATGAGTCCACGGCCTAGTACTACAGTTGCGTATTGAGCCGTCGTCGTCGATGATAGTGGGCCGCGACGCACTGGTGGGTTCGTCGCCCTTGGGACCAGGCCCATATGAAGACAGGGTGGTATTGAGCGACGAATATGAGCTTTGCGAAGAGCCGACGGATTTCGGGTGTTGTTAGCAAGTTCTGTGTGGGTGTCACGCCGCTTGCGGTGTCGGACTCCTTTTGTACCGTTTGCCTGGGTCGCCGAGTTCGGGCTCGGCCTGGGTCCAGGCGGCGCGGCGCTGATCGGCAGCGAGCTTGGCGAGGAAGGCGACGGCGGCCATGACCAGCGTGATGTGCCGGTGCCACCCGTGCCAGGATCGGGCTTCGCAATGATCGAGACCGAGGTCATCCTTGGCGCGCAGGAAGCATTCCTCGATAGTCCATCTCAGGCCTGCTGCTCCGGCCAGTTCCGCGAGTGAAGCTCCTTCGCGTGCATGGACGAAATAGTAGGCAATCTCGTCTGGGCTCCTGAGGCTGCGGCGGAAAAGCAGCCAGCGCTCGAAACCGTGTTGCGTTGCCCCGTTGAGGGGGAGGCGCGCCCAGTGATAGAGGCGCGGCCCTTTGGCCCCTTCGCCCGCCGACAGCGCATACCAGTCGCCACTTTCGAGCTCGCCTGCCAGATAGGCCGGATCGGTCTGGACGAGGCCTTCTTCCGTGAAAAAGCGCAGATGCTGGTTGGAGCGCACCGCCAGGACATAGGGCTGCCTGCGATCCTCGAGCATGCGGCGCAGCTGATAGTCCGAACCATAGAGCGCGTCGGCCAGGACCCAAGCGCAAGAAATGCCGGCGTCGAGCGCGGCCGCGATCATCTCGCGCGCCATGGCCGGCTTGGTGGCGAAAGCGACCTCCTCGGGCACGCTCGCCTTCCGGCGGCGCTCGCCATCCTCGGCCCAAGCCTTGGGCAGATAAAGCCGGCGGTCGATCAGGGCTTGGCCGTATCGGCTGGCATAGCCCAGAAACACACCAACCTGGCTATTCTCAATCCGCCCCGCCGTGCCCGAATATTGCCGCGCCACCCCGACCGAATGCGTGCCCTTCTTCACGAAGCCGGTCTCATCGACGACAAGCACGCCGCCCGGATCGCCAAGCGCAGCCATGACATATTCCTGAACGCGGTCACGCAAAGCATCCGCAGACCAGGCGCTCCGGCCGAGCAGGGACTGGATCCGATAAGGCCGATCCAGCCCCGCCTCTTCTGCCAGCATCCATCCCGTCTTGCGCTCGGCGCCGGAAAGCAGCCCATCGATGAACGCCCCTCCCGAGGCCCGCGTCTCCGCCCGGCCCAGGGACGGGGCAAGATGCGCCTTCAACGCATCAAGTCCTGCCCGCCAATCAACAAGCGTCCCCGCCCAACCCGCAACCGCCATAAACCCAATCCCCCGCTGACCATCCGCACAGAATCAGATTTTTGGAGGAAATGCAACTGTAGTACTAGATCGCGAAACGAACCGAGACCGGACAATGATCCGAGGGGTGACGATCCTCGGGCAGGCCATAGGTGTATTCCTCGAACGACCCCGGCACCATCATCGTGGTCGCGCTGTCGCCGGTCACGATATGATCGATGAACTCACGGTAACGGGATTTGCAGGTGGCCACCGTATCGCCCGCCGCGACCGTCAGATCGGCGCCTGTCGGTTCGCCATCGTCGATCTCACCCAAAAACACGTCGCCGCGTGACGCGATGCGGCGGTTCCAGTCGCCGAGCACCGCAAATGCTTCGCCGGCTTGGGCGCGTGCATCGATCCAGCTTTCGAGCACAGGCAGCTGGTTGAACAGCACCGTGCAATCATCGTCACTCGGCGCGCGGCCGGAGTTGCAGCCGGACTTCAGGTGAACAGCGAGCAGGCGAAGCGGTCTGGCGCCATTGATGGTGATGTCGACACCCCAGCGCAGATCGGGATTGCCGAGACCGAGCGCCGACAGATCGCGATTGCGCGACCAACTCACGCCCTTGCGGATGGCGAAGCCCACCGCCTGATGACGGATTGACTGGCCCGGCTTGCCGTAGCACGCGCCGGAACGCCCGCTCACCCGCCGCGCCGACATGACGACGTCGTAGCGGCTGGGCTCGAACACACGCTCGGCGGCCGCCTTGCTTTCCACCGCCTCGATCGCGATCACATCAGCGTTCAGCAGATCGGCCTGGTGGCGAAGCTCGGCATAGTCGGCCTCGCTACGCGGGCGGCAGCCTGTGCCGTCATTCTCGGCGAGATGCTCGAGGTTCCAGGTTGCGACCTTGAGCGGATTACTGGCTTGAGCCGGCGCTTCACTTCGCGGGGTCTGCGCGCAGCCTGCAAGTGCGCTTGCCGCGATGAGGATCGGGATGCGGGATGTCATGGGGCGGGCCTTAGCGCAAAGTCATTGTGGTCGGAACGCCTCCAAGCCGCTCTCCGCGTCGTATCTCGATCGCAGCATGGGTCGCCGAGCCTTTGCGCCAAAATGGCTGAAATGCGACGCGACGACGAGTTGACGAACCCGGCCCAAGCGCCTCATCCTGGTTCCGGGGGGAAAAAGGGCTGGCGCGCAGAGAGAACAATGGCGGCTGTCTGGTCGTTGGACTGGTCTGCCTGTTTATCATCGGCAAGTGCGTCGGGGATTCTCCGTCGCCCGTTACGCCCGCGACGGCGTTTGCCGAGCAACCGAGTTCGGACTCCGTCGCTGCGCCGACACGGATAAAATATGTGGTCGGCGCATCGGTGAATTGCCGCGCTGAGGCCGGCACGTCTGCGCGGGTTGAGGCAAAGCTTACTTATGGCGACGCGGTCATCGCCGGGGAAACCTCCGGCGACTGGACGTTTGTCACGACGGATCAGGCGACTCGTTGCTGGGCGGCCTCTCGCTATCTCGCCGACACCAGGCCCGCGCCTCGTGCCACGTCTCGGGCGTAT contains:
- a CDS encoding IS701 family transposase, which produces MAVAGWAGTLVDWRAGLDALKAHLAPSLGRAETRASGGAFIDGLLSGAERKTGWMLAEEAGLDRPYRIQSLLGRSAWSADALRDRVQEYVMAALGDPGGVLVVDETGFVKKGTHSVGVARQYSGTAGRIENSQVGVFLGYASRYGQALIDRRLYLPKAWAEDGERRRKASVPEEVAFATKPAMAREMIAAALDAGISCAWVLADALYGSDYQLRRMLEDRRQPYVLAVRSNQHLRFFTEEGLVQTDPAYLAGELESGDWYALSAGEGAKGPRLYHWARLPLNGATQHGFERWLLFRRSLRSPDEIAYYFVHAREGASLAELAGAAGLRWTIEECFLRAKDDLGLDHCEARSWHGWHRHITLVMAAVAFLAKLAADQRRAAWTQAEPELGDPGKRYKRSPTPQAA
- a CDS encoding endonuclease/exonuclease/phosphatase, with translation MTSRIPILIAASALAGCAQTPRSEAPAQASNPLKVATWNLEHLAENDGTGCRPRSEADYAELRHQADLLNADVIAIEAVESKAAAERVFEPSRYDVVMSARRVSGRSGACYGKPGQSIRHQAVGFAIRKGVSWSRNRDLSALGLGNPDLRWGVDITINGARPLRLLAVHLKSGCNSGRAPSDDDCTVLFNQLPVLESWIDARAQAGEAFAVLGDWNRRIASRGDVFLGEIDDGEPTGADLTVAAGDTVATCKSRYREFIDHIVTGDSATTMMVPGSFEEYTYGLPEDRHPSDHCPVSVRFAI
- a CDS encoding IS5 family transposase (programmed frameshift) codes for the protein MRRRFELTDFEWSVIEPLLPNKPRGVPRVDDRRVINGILWRFRTGSPWADIPERYGPHTTCYNRFVRWRKAGVWDRLLTAVSHAFDGELVMIDSSSIRVHQHGATFKKGDPNRCMGRSRGGLTTKIHALVDGRGLPIQLHLSEGQASDCKQADPLLGAVPEGSTFLADKAYDSDAIRARITAQGGFANIPAKRNRRQGFVFSTFLYRYRNLIERFFGKLKHARGLATRYDKRADNFLAAIKLFSARLWINAYESTA